DNA from Eucalyptus grandis isolate ANBG69807.140 chromosome 5, ASM1654582v1, whole genome shotgun sequence:
ttggatgtttcattctttttttttttttcattttcttgtgcGGGGAGAGAGACTCACAAGTTGGGAGGAGTTGGCAACTGGACATTTATGAACTATCTATTGAGTATTGAGCTAGGTGCTGggacttgagagagagagagagagagagagagatttctgGAGGAAGCACTTGATCCGTTATTCCACTGTCCTGCGTCCACTTTGTTGTGATGAAGATGACCAAGAACATGCGCGAGTTAGATTAGTGTCTTGAGAAATTCTATCATGTAATCAAAATGTACAAATTTTGTACTTTTTAATACACTAGACGTTTTAGCCGCAGACTCTTTTTTGGGACCTCGTGTTAATGTGTTCTCAAAATCGTGCCACTTCACAGAGATATATTACCGAATTGCTGTAACTTTGTTACAGCACAGACGACCACAGCATTTTGGGTGAAACAAAAATTTAGCATTAACTGCTGCTGGTAATGCGAGAGTGACTGGGAAATCGCTCGTGTGATGACTtgttaattattaattattatattaaatcatcaatgtttatttgattgtttcgAGAGTCCATGTAAAGTAACATTCTGTTGCTTAGCTTACAAACGTGTTAAAGATATAAACTCTTATGTGAATTAATGTATTCATAGATGGCTCGACTTGTTCTGTGGCATTGTGTTTTCTGCGGTTCGCTCTAGTACTGTAGTCTTGACTTGAAGAAAATACTTTTGGAAGATCCTGGGTCGGAAGCAGTCTTGTGGCGACCCTGCAGATTgggattcaattgacaaatatCGGGATCTAATTCCAAGGCAAGTAGGCTGCCGGGTCTAGTATTTCCACACCTTACTCGAGAAGCTATCGtcattcttttgcttctttaaGCACCAGAGCTTCGAGCGGGTCACATCCAgacttttcaactttttttctcaCAGGGCTGGGTAACTACATCTATCGGTCATTAATAGTCTAATAGACACCGACAGTCTCCACATAGACAGGATTACGACTTTGGAATTTGAGAGTAATGGAAAAATTAGGTTCTTGAAATCACACAAGGCTTTGGCCTTATGGGATTTGATGACCGTGATAATAAATTGCAGGGCAATGACTCCTTATCTTGGCTAAATCAAATAAAGACGTATGAAGCACCAATACTCTTTGAGAGTTTTATGTTATGTCAGATATTCCGACACGAGTCCAACACTCAATCAACACGTGTCGATCGGTTAACTCTTATAACATTTTTCAACACTCGAGTTTGGAATTTTAACATGTGAATTCAAAATTCCGATAAGTAATTTTGACATGTGCatagtcaattttaaaaatttcaataaatggatcaaaatgtaaatataaaaaaataaaaaattataaaggaggaaaaaggaaaaacataaggctccgtttgttttgcggaaaatataattatattttctggaaaatatttttcgggaggtcattttcggaaaaatgtaattatttttcagtattcggatgaaatttgaaaatgaaatggaaaatattttcctccatatactctttttcatttattttatttttttaaaatggatttttaatatttttaaaaatcaattcttaattatttttaatttttaaaatctattatttgttttctttttaatttttcctttctttttttctttgttttccatctccttctttcttggctggtcgccggccacgGTGACGGCCGCGACCGGCCACaagtgagcctcgagctcgccaccGCTCACTAGATTAGCGAGCGCGAGtgtcaagctcgaggctcgccagattGATGAGCGTAAGCTTAAGATTGACAAGCTCGAGGTTCGTTTGACGACGGCCGATGActagacaagaaagaagaggatgggaaacaaagaaaagaaaaagaaaagagagaaaagaaaaaggaaattaaaaataattcgaataaaaagaaaaagaaaattaaaaaataatttgaataaaaaaaaaagaaaattaaaaaaaagaataaaaaaagaaagaagaagaagaaagaggaagaggaagtggaGATTTGTAGatgtgtgagataagagaaatcaaatgaggaaaatattttcaatttttcaaaagtggaaaacattgtCCCTTAAttttaaagacttttttttcctttcatggaaaacgtttttctcAAGGAATTTATTTTCCGTAAAACGAACACTGAAAAGTCCGAAAAacgttttcttgaaaattattttccgcaaaatgaaTAGAGcctatatagtttttttttttttttttttttactctcacTTTCTATAACACATAATTCACctcccaagttttttttttttctctttcgacACGCTTTAACATGCTAGTCCAAAATGTGgagtgtttgtttttttttttcctccaagttttatggattgtttaaatggaattgaatttgtcaaattgaaacaataaatgatattaacgaATAgtagattaatatttttagtataaattcattataggttcttttattattatttatttatttgtgaatttaaatcaaattaatttaattaaaataatcataaaatgaaaatttgtcaTGTATATcgaaaaatatacatttaatataaaaaGTGTCACAACGtgttggaattctctatttttttagaaatatcgGCGTATCGTGCCATGTCGTGTCGCATGTCGCGTGTTGATGTCGGTACTACTTAAATAATTACTAGTTGGAAGAGAGGAGTCATGGGTTAGGCGTCCGACTCATTTTCAAGTTTGGACGCAGTCCCCGTTACACTACCTTGTGGATTATATCATGAACTCCCCACAATTCACCTTCGGAAATAGTAGAGTCTGTAACCTCCTCGTGTAAACCAATCTCTGAAGTCTCTTTAGGACCTTCCCAGGCCTCGACCAGTCAGCGAAATTTTAGACAATCCCTTCTTCTTGTCCGGTACCGCACCATACAAGTACAAGGCCTTTTAAAACCATACGAGGCCttttaaaaccaaaaagaagaatgattTCACGGAATTCAGGAGGTTTTCTTTGTCTTGCATAAGTCTCTGTGCTCTCACTTCTGGGcttctcatctttcttctttttaattcaaCCACTAGGTCCATACATCCATGATAGAAAGGGATACCAGGAGACTTGAGGCCGGTTAATTTTTACATCTGAGATGACGTTTGTTTTTAGCCACCTCCAAATGAAATGTCTAAAAGTATATGCTGGGTACGACCGGCCGGTCTTTGCGTTCTGCTTCCAAGTTCCTGGAACTGGCCAGGAATGGGTCAGTTCCCGTTCCTCCTCGAACAGGACCACCAGGCCAAGCATGCCCTACGACCGGCAAGTTCCAAGACAGACAATTTCTTTGTATTAATACTCAAAACGACTGAAAGTGACCATATGTTAGCCTCACCTAGCTGGTAAGGGGCAGAGAGCTAGAATCTTAGCAAAGTGCAAGTTGATAGGACACTCGCAGTTGGCATATTCTGGTTCGAGAATTATGAGGACATTTGCAGGCTACTTGAAAGCATTGTTTGTCATCGTTAATAAACAAAGGAGACGTGGCAGCTCCAAGAAGAGCCCTTCCCTGGCTAGGAACCTTAGGCTATGCAGAGAAAGCGGCTGGCAGAAGATAAGGTAATATCTGGTCAGCACATATTGCATTCAGGAGTCTCATGTATGCACTCGTTCCTTTAATTAATAACGTCATGACTATTTATCTAATGGTCATTAGCTTCTCTTGTATCAGAATGGACACCTTTTCCATTGTATGAAGACCCGTCTTCTTGCCCTCCTTTGTCGTTTTACAATAATTatgaggacaattttggaaaaaaaaaggaagctctCAGCTTTCAGCCTTAAAAATCACGAACCATCTGGAAGGGtgtcccaaacgcacccaacgTCATGACTATTTTAAATGAAATGGGGAACAGAAGATCTTCCTAGTATCTTCATCCCTGGGCCAGTATTAAGCTAGCTTGACTGAAATTTGGGTGGAGTGcatatttgaaggaaaattttggTGAATGCAATGCGATCCTATTCATAGAGCTAAATTATTTATCTCTAATCCCCATAAGGTAGGTGATGTCAAGAATCCATCAAGGATCAGATGACTGCGTCGGTGAGGCCAATTGCTGGTCAGGGGCCATGCATGCTGCTCTCAGACACGCCAGAAATATGAGTTCATAGTTCTATCTACAAAAGTATGTAGTTCTATCTACGGAAGTATCATATTTTGGTATCTGATGCACATACTATCCATTTCACGATTACGTGGTTGTGACGGGACGGTCGACAAATGTATCTGAAGTTAGTATTCAAGTTTGACACGCTTTTTCCGTAATTTACAACGATGTGTGCTGGTTATGTTACATTAAGGTCCGCTCTTAGATGGGGGAGTCTAATATATAACTCATCGTTCGCAGTGTTGACTTCGTTCAAGGCACACTAAGGCTAAAATAATTATGAatacgaaagaaagaaaatgcagaaagCTGTTATTAAACTGGGCATGGTTCTTGAATTTATTAAGAGGCAGAGTCCGCAACGTCAGCACGGAAGCAAGACTCCCAAAGTGATGGAGCGTTatgaccaaataaaaaaaaaaaaaagtgatggaGCGTGCCCCCCGATGTGGGGGCGTCGTCATCCGCTCGTTAATTGACAGTGCttcttacttctttttttttattaacttccatgaattgatttattggtCCGTCTCTACATATGATTACGCTTCCCCCAGTCATCGACTATAGACAAATGCGTTAGGCTAACGCCCTTACAAATACCCGCATTCTATGCTTTGGCTACCATCGCCCACTTCCATCCACTCTTAGCTCGATCCAAAAGCCCAACGAACTTGTGACGTTCCCTCTCTCGCCCCACACCCCGATGAAAACCCATGTACGTACCGCCCTCTGGGCTTTCAGTCTTGCCCCCGAACCAGGCGAAGCTTTCGGGCAACCGAATGTTGTAATGGCATGTGCGTTTCTCCTCCTCGTGGCTTTAGCTCGGTTGTTGTTGATTTCCTTAATTCACTGGGCTCAACCTGGTGGTCCTGCCTGGGGCATGTACTGCTTTTCCAAGAGAAAGCCTTCCCCCCTCCGTAACTTCAACAATCCTATTCCAGGTCCTAGAGGATTACCATTAGTTGGCAGCATCAAACTGATGGCCAACCAGCTCGCGCATCGCCTGATTGCAGCAGCTGCTCAATCACATGATGCAAGGCGGTTGATGGCCTTCAGCTTGGGCCACACACGTGTTATTGTCACCTGTGATGCCGATGTGGCCAAAGAAATCCTCCACAGCCCTGTGTTTTTAGATCGTCCGATGAAGGAGTCCGCTCACAGCTTGATGTTTAATCGAGCCATCGGGTTTGCTCCTTGTAATGACTACTGGAGATTGGTGAGGAGAATCGCTGCCACCCATTTCTTCGGTCCAAAGCAAATCAAGGCTACCGAGGATCACAGACGTGCGATTGCTTCTGGGATGGTTTCATCCTTGGGTCTCCACAACCATCGTCAACCTTTTACAGTTCGCCAAGTCCTCAAACGAGCGTCTCTCCACCACATGATGCTCCTGGTGTTTGGACGCAGATATGAACCGGATCATAtgaatgaggaagaggaagaaataaagAGACTGGTCGATGAAGGGTATGAATTGCTGGGCACGCTTAACTGGTCGGACCACTTCTCTTGGCTGTCTATTTTTGATCTTCAGAACATTCGGGCTAGATGCTGGCGACTCTTACCTAAGGTCAAGGTCTTCATCAGCCGAATGATCAGGGAACATAGAGAGAAGACCAGCGACAGCGACTGTAAGGACTACGTTGACGTTTTGCTCTCTCTTCAGGCTTCTGAAAAATTGTCCGACTTGGATATTATCGCCGTTCTTTGGGTATGTAAGCAGAATTTAAGTTAGACATGCACACCTCATTTACAATTTCTCCCCCTTATCTTGTCATACAAATCTAGTGGCAAATGATCCCAGTACCCATTTTTACAAATATAGAAAGAACAAGTCTTTTGCTATCAAGGAATATAAAGTACAGGTGGCTGTGCGTCATCATATCATTGCCGCCCCACAGATGACGGTTCTAATGTATAATATCTATGCAAATTGGTGTAGGAACTGATATTCAGAGGGACAGACACGGTGGCTGTTTTGATCGAGTGGATTCTGGCGAGGATGGTGCTGCATCCTGAGGTGCAGTCCAAGGTACAAAATGAGCTGGACGAAGTGGCGGGATGCCATAAGAGTGTCGACGAGGGACACGTGGCACAGCTGGTTTATCTGCAGGCCGTGGTGAAGGAGGTCCTAAGACTGCACCCGCCGGGTCCGCTCCTCTCCTGGGCACGATTGGCAGCAGCGGACACACGGGTCGACGGGCACCACGTGCCTGCAGGGACTACAGCAATGGTCAACATGTGGGCCATATCCAGGGACCCGAATGTCTGGGAGGACCCTCATCGGTTCATGCCCGAAAGGTTCGTCCCGGGCGAGGAAGGAGGGGTGGAGTTCTCGTTGTTCGGTGCGGATCTAAGGCTTGCTCCGTTCGGTTCGGGCAAGAGAAGCTGCCCAGGGAAGGCGTTGGGGGTGAACACCGTCACTTACTGGGTGGCCCGTCTTTTGCACCAGTATGAGTGGCTGCCCTCTGCCTCGGACCGGAGTAACGGGGTCGACTTGACCGAGGTGCTCAGGCTTTCTTGCGAGATGGCGTATCCACTCACGGCAATTGTTCGCCCCCGCCATTAGAGCTCTTTTAAGTACTCATGTCTGTATTTCCACGTAGACTTTGTACTCGAGTCTGGTTTACTTGGTCGATGGGTACCTCATCCACCATGATATATGTCATAATGTCTAAATAGGGATGTCAGTCTTTGTTATCTTAGTTCGTATGGTCTTAAGAATACGCGAATATAGATACGTAAAGCGACTGGTGATTATATACGTTTGTACGTATCATCATATACATATCATATTTCTCTCTCACTGGTCTATTCAAGCTAGTATGGTTACTCCAGTCCAATATCTcatcgcaaaaaaaaaaaaaaaaaaaaaaaaaaaaaaaaaaaagagacaataattaaaagagagagatcGGTGATTACGTATGTTCGTATGTATCATCATGTACCTATCGTATCTCTATCTCTCGTGGATCTACTCAAGCCAGTATGGTTACTCCAGTTCAATATCTCAtcgcaaaaaagaaaaaaagaaaagaaagggtctTTACGGGCCATGGGGTAAGATGTAAGAGAGACGATATTTTTGCAACGATCAAAAGACAATaattaaaagagagagatgcCTTTGGAATGAAGTCAAACTTGATTTAACCTCACATGAAATGACATCAATTAAAAATCGAGCATACACTGATCTTACATAGATGATAAAGTGGTCCATATTATTGACATATCCATTTGCTCGAGAAGGTTGCCAAATGTCCCTGATTTGTTGGTTTAGCAACGTCAGGCCAGTAACACCAAAAGTCCAACGACATGACattatcaaaatttagataGAAATTGCGATTCCTTTAGGTATGTCCTAGCTTAATTAGTTACTTTTTACACGTTAGATTTCAAGTAGAAAGTAAATGAATATCCActttacagagagagagagagagcacgaaAATCATTTGCCAAAGTGGATTGTCGTCCATATGATGAAGTCTTACTCCCTTAAAGAATGATCGCCTTCTTGCTAGCTCTATCGTGGTAATCAGGGGTCTCTTTTGAATTTTAGCCCAGGAGAGGCGACTTGAAAATGAAAGTATCTAACCCAACACTaaaaatcactttcatataaagaATCGCTAAATAATAGTCCACTCTAGCCAATGATTAGATGAAGAGATAACCTAGTTTTCTTTGTTATAACTCATTTATCCATGATGCAAATGATGACTTAACATCTTATTTCATCCTTTATCTATACGTCGAGAATATTGTATATTGCGCTCTAGAGTATCTTGCCCGATTAGGCTAAAGAACAAAATCAGTTCTCTGTATTATAAACAGgtcatattgaaatttgggaGGAGAAGAGGACAAGAGCAGGTCCTTCTCACCCCGAAATCTTTATTTAGTTTGTCCACGATCTTCATCTCATATAAAAATCACCAAAAGATGGGTAGAGTTGTGCATGAGTGATCAGCCttctccaacttgaaaagctttttGCGGATGAATGGTGAAAGATAATCTCAAAAGTGTTAATCCTGTCGACTAGGGTTCCGAATCTCAATACTTGTCTTCTTGTTGACTATCTGGAAATTTACTTAGTAGATTTTCAAGGCGAAGACATGCACCATGTGCTTGCCAGAACGTTTGTGCCCTGACTTCTGCTCCAAAACCTGAGGGGAGGGGAGGAAAGAATGCAATCATCTAATACCTTTTTGCTTTCTGGGTATGAAATCTAATCTTACGTCATTCTCAAGGGGGTTGACCGATTGGTTATTAATTGTTTAGTCTCATCTGACCTGTCCAACCGAGACAGCTGAAAAGAAGTAGGAATATACATAAAATACAGCGACAAT
Protein-coding regions in this window:
- the LOC104443335 gene encoding cytochrome P450 78A9, with amino-acid sequence MKTHVRTALWAFSLAPEPGEAFGQPNVVMACAFLLLVALARLLLISLIHWAQPGGPAWGMYCFSKRKPSPLRNFNNPIPGPRGLPLVGSIKLMANQLAHRLIAAAAQSHDARRLMAFSLGHTRVIVTCDADVAKEILHSPVFLDRPMKESAHSLMFNRAIGFAPCNDYWRLVRRIAATHFFGPKQIKATEDHRRAIASGMVSSLGLHNHRQPFTVRQVLKRASLHHMMLLVFGRRYEPDHMNEEEEEIKRLVDEGYELLGTLNWSDHFSWLSIFDLQNIRARCWRLLPKVKVFISRMIREHREKTSDSDCKDYVDVLLSLQASEKLSDLDIIAVLWELIFRGTDTVAVLIEWILARMVLHPEVQSKVQNELDEVAGCHKSVDEGHVAQLVYLQAVVKEVLRLHPPGPLLSWARLAAADTRVDGHHVPAGTTAMVNMWAISRDPNVWEDPHRFMPERFVPGEEGGVEFSLFGADLRLAPFGSGKRSCPGKALGVNTVTYWVARLLHQYEWLPSASDRSNGVDLTEVLRLSCEMAYPLTAIVRPRH